In a single window of the Verrucomicrobiaceae bacterium genome:
- a CDS encoding FKBP-type peptidyl-prolyl cis-trans isomerase — translation MKPSTFVFSAALMLLAGCTSPSKKETTAESKPSEAASQAPARKVDASGVVTTASGLRYKVLASGPASGRSPMRSDSVVVHYRGTLVDGSVFDSSYDRGEPATFGVGQVIPGWTEALQLMKPGDKWLLHIPQNLAYGGQGAGAKIPPYADLIFQVELLQIVGGL, via the coding sequence ATGAAACCATCCACTTTCGTCTTCTCCGCTGCGCTAATGCTACTCGCAGGCTGTACGAGCCCCTCCAAAAAAGAAACCACAGCCGAATCGAAGCCCAGCGAAGCCGCGTCGCAGGCTCCGGCGAGAAAGGTGGATGCATCAGGTGTAGTCACGACGGCGAGCGGCCTGCGCTACAAGGTGTTGGCCTCAGGTCCGGCCAGCGGACGCTCGCCCATGCGCAGTGATTCGGTGGTGGTGCACTACCGTGGCACGCTGGTGGATGGCAGCGTCTTTGACAGCTCCTACGACCGAGGCGAGCCAGCGACATTCGGCGTCGGTCAGGTCATTCCCGGCTGGACGGAGGCACTCCAACTCATGAAGCCCGGTGACAAATGGCTGCTGCACATCCCTCAAAACCTCGCCTACGGCGGTCAAGGCGCAGGGGCCAAGATCCCACCTTACGCGGACCTCATTTTTCAGGTGGAGCTGCTGCAAATCGTAGGCGGGCTTTGA
- a CDS encoding DUF4838 domain-containing protein translates to MRELAALLCFFAIALSAIAQIATTDVDEPEDMILGFRGKSKYQIVVPDVAANPTAESSVTRAAELLQQAFAANKIALPVVKESQVEAGRPAFYVGATKFAAAKVDLKKLSGWGYAHKVVGRDVIIAGNDEPDALEGKRAIPGWRTATKDPSLPFEGTLFGTAEFVHRFVGARFLSPDESGTTFVPQSIIHVPPTLDVLGEPHFIEHDMRNGPELFYTANHCRRFTRVWSRGGHQHPSAVPIAEYGKTHPEYFILTGNVRQPEVGATDGQLCLSNPEVRELIYKHILASLDSGYDVIELGQADGFRPCQCKECEALYGVQPTTKPTDGIAFSTDRAWGEKIWIMHRDLAVRLMKDRPGKKLMMTSYGPTIQPPQTFREFPENTIIEMMHSDEEAFAAWKQLKVPGGFSAYLYNWGNFHLVGLTPLMTVSMIAEQNRLLVENNVRMAQVNGSPGAGQWGLEGPNIYVYLRLAIDPKRQSANELFDEYLQAAFRECENPMRRFFTNVQKRVELWRVLRDYAYQSGRDPIFALGTLWPPDVISSLEEDLAAAEGSAELPEVKRRLDIVRYEFDFLKHLALVINAWRNHQAMNNVASLTQLLDAVDARNAFVAGVANGDAKYAKKKNPAYRFADEKGLKYAGRYLDRAPFNWDTAKMRANPAQMIQQSQSLTIERVTEPLTLDSPRWEKAEAHPLLSTDAAVTKLQAPTTFRVLCDDAHLYLRVSGEQPANKMTFGARGHDAELWLQESIIVNVSPIADKSRYFYFAYEPEPTSFNEAEHGFIADYLHPRYGWNDEGWNGAWTFETKLIPAKNRWESMAIIPFETLRTKAPKAGDTWYLNVGRVHFTDSTDKKTNREFSAWTSKLNASRIPGDASFGKATFK, encoded by the coding sequence ATGCGCGAACTTGCCGCTCTCCTTTGTTTCTTTGCCATCGCGCTGTCCGCCATCGCTCAAATTGCAACGACTGATGTGGACGAGCCTGAGGACATGATCCTCGGTTTCCGGGGCAAATCGAAGTATCAGATCGTGGTGCCGGATGTGGCAGCGAATCCCACGGCGGAGTCTTCGGTGACGCGGGCGGCGGAGTTATTGCAGCAGGCGTTTGCGGCGAACAAGATCGCTCTACCGGTTGTGAAGGAGTCACAGGTGGAGGCGGGGCGACCGGCGTTCTATGTGGGAGCGACGAAGTTCGCGGCGGCGAAGGTGGATCTCAAAAAGCTGAGCGGCTGGGGCTATGCGCACAAGGTGGTGGGGCGTGATGTGATCATCGCGGGCAATGACGAACCGGATGCGCTGGAGGGGAAACGCGCCATCCCGGGCTGGCGCACGGCGACGAAGGACCCGTCGTTGCCGTTTGAGGGCACGCTGTTTGGCACGGCGGAGTTTGTGCATCGCTTTGTCGGGGCGCGGTTTTTGTCGCCGGATGAATCGGGCACGACCTTTGTGCCGCAGTCGATCATTCATGTGCCGCCGACGCTCGATGTGCTCGGCGAGCCGCACTTCATCGAGCACGACATGCGCAATGGGCCGGAGTTGTTCTACACGGCGAATCATTGTCGGCGCTTTACGCGTGTGTGGTCGCGTGGCGGGCATCAGCATCCGTCGGCGGTGCCGATTGCCGAGTATGGGAAGACCCATCCGGAGTATTTCATCCTCACCGGCAATGTGCGGCAGCCGGAGGTCGGCGCGACGGATGGGCAGCTCTGCCTCTCAAATCCCGAGGTGCGCGAGCTGATCTACAAGCACATCCTCGCCAGTCTCGACAGCGGCTACGATGTCATCGAGCTGGGTCAGGCTGACGGCTTCCGCCCCTGCCAGTGCAAGGAATGCGAGGCGCTTTACGGTGTCCAACCCACGACGAAGCCGACCGATGGCATCGCTTTCAGCACGGATCGCGCTTGGGGCGAAAAGATCTGGATCATGCATCGCGATCTGGCCGTGCGGTTGATGAAGGATCGTCCGGGCAAAAAGCTCATGATGACCTCCTACGGCCCCACGATTCAGCCGCCGCAGACCTTCCGCGAGTTCCCGGAGAACACGATCATCGAGATGATGCATTCTGACGAAGAGGCCTTTGCCGCGTGGAAGCAGCTCAAGGTGCCCGGAGGCTTTTCGGCGTATCTTTACAACTGGGGCAACTTCCATCTCGTGGGCCTCACGCCGCTCATGACGGTCTCGATGATCGCCGAGCAGAATCGTCTGCTGGTGGAGAACAACGTGCGCATGGCGCAGGTGAATGGCAGCCCCGGCGCAGGCCAATGGGGACTCGAAGGGCCGAACATCTATGTGTATCTGCGCCTCGCCATCGACCCGAAGCGGCAGAGCGCGAACGAACTCTTCGACGAATACCTGCAGGCCGCCTTCCGCGAGTGCGAGAACCCGATGCGCCGCTTCTTCACCAACGTGCAAAAGCGCGTCGAGCTGTGGCGCGTGCTGCGTGACTACGCGTATCAGTCCGGACGCGATCCCATCTTCGCACTCGGCACGCTTTGGCCACCGGATGTCATCAGCTCACTGGAAGAAGACCTCGCTGCCGCGGAAGGCAGCGCCGAGCTGCCTGAGGTGAAGCGCAGGCTCGACATCGTGCGCTACGAGTTCGATTTCCTGAAGCACCTCGCGCTCGTCATCAATGCCTGGCGCAATCATCAGGCGATGAATAACGTGGCCTCGCTCACGCAGTTGCTCGACGCGGTGGATGCGCGCAACGCCTTTGTCGCCGGTGTGGCCAACGGTGACGCGAAGTATGCCAAGAAGAAGAACCCCGCGTATCGCTTCGCCGACGAAAAGGGCCTGAAGTATGCCGGACGTTACTTGGATCGTGCGCCATTCAATTGGGACACCGCGAAGATGCGGGCGAATCCGGCGCAAATGATCCAGCAGAGCCAATCGCTCACCATTGAGCGAGTAACCGAGCCTTTGACACTCGATTCACCCCGCTGGGAAAAAGCTGAGGCGCACCCGCTTTTGTCCACCGATGCCGCCGTGACGAAGCTGCAAGCGCCCACCACCTTCCGCGTGCTCTGCGACGACGCCCATCTCTACCTTCGCGTTAGTGGCGAGCAGCCTGCGAACAAGATGACCTTCGGCGCACGCGGCCACGATGCCGAGCTGTGGTTGCAGGAGAGCATCATCGTCAATGTCTCACCCATCGCCGACAAGAGCCGCTACTTCTACTTCGCCTACGAGCCGGAACCGACCTCCTTCAACGAAGCCGAGCACGGCTTCATCGCCGACTACCTGCACCCGCGTTACGGCTGGAACGACGAGGGCTGGAACGGCGCATGGACGTTTGAAACCAAGCTCATCCCGGCCAAGAACCGCTGGGAATCCATGGCCATCATCCCTTTTGAAACCCTGCGCACCAAGGCACCCAAAGCTGGCGACACCTGGTATCTCAATGTAGGCCGCGTGCACTTCACCGACTCTACCGACAAGAAGACCAACCGCGAGTTCTCCGCCTGGACCAGCAAGCTCAATGCCTCCCGCATCCCAGGCGACGCGAGTTTTGGAAAAGCCACCTTCAAATGA
- the lexA gene encoding repressor LexA, translating into MPAPLTEMQSGILRFVEERLDVGASAPTCREICERFEFSSPKAATDHLAALERKGYISRDRKQARGIHLLHRSDEIPVLGQVPAGLPSSTNEELTGYVGFGPENFGIHDRKQAFALTVKGDSMEGCHIFDGDVVLVERGVEPHNQSIVAALIDNETTLKTFLRRGNKVWLRAENPRYPDLIPGWDLQIQGVARAVIRRLRK; encoded by the coding sequence ATGCCAGCGCCCCTCACCGAAATGCAGTCCGGGATTCTTCGATTTGTCGAAGAACGACTCGACGTGGGTGCGAGTGCCCCGACCTGCCGAGAAATCTGCGAGCGTTTTGAGTTCAGTAGTCCGAAAGCGGCCACCGACCATCTCGCTGCGCTCGAGCGCAAAGGCTACATCTCTCGTGATCGCAAGCAGGCACGGGGCATTCATTTGTTGCATCGTTCAGATGAGATTCCGGTGCTAGGTCAGGTGCCCGCCGGACTTCCCAGCTCAACGAACGAGGAGTTGACAGGGTATGTTGGCTTCGGGCCTGAAAACTTTGGCATCCATGATCGCAAACAGGCATTCGCTTTGACCGTCAAAGGCGACTCAATGGAAGGGTGCCACATTTTCGACGGCGATGTGGTCCTAGTTGAGCGGGGCGTAGAGCCGCATAATCAGAGCATTGTCGCAGCGTTGATTGATAACGAAACGACACTGAAGACCTTCCTTCGTCGCGGTAACAAGGTGTGGCTGCGTGCGGAGAACCCACGTTATCCCGACCTCATTCCTGGGTGGGATTTGCAAATCCAGGGCGTTGCGCGCGCCGTCATCAGGAGGCTGCGAAAATGA
- a CDS encoding N-6 DNA methylase, translated as MFDEDSLDAERAAIHSSHLKTVRCFLQGDDIGGNQRTLGFWAYDFSCIPVETISAIYENFLENENVSGKREDGAYYTPRFLAEMTLDVALEGRTSLTGQRYLDPSCGSGIFLVLVFNRLAAEWTAKHQATAARETPHAYRAKDKALRTALGSLRGVDKNATACRVACFSLYLAFLDQFTPRNIRSYIQQSETNKLPNLLQHQGGRAKKPDIPVIWHGDFFPLAKEWVAKENERFDTIVGNPPWAGRGKKQIAQDFMARTPSLLLADGKAALLLPTKVFFNKTDVFQSRWLRDVTLEKVVQLSDYRFILFTGAICPCLIARFNSNPPAVETHRVEYLTPKVTRVDLRQGAIPIAPSDRKELLLRSLLGAAGNNAATMAWKCHFWGTQQDVKFLQSLWALPKLGDRVDQLSQTRGKRTHEWVAGQGCKPWSLNSKAKPDRELRPFKEAKDKWSTADLFLPPNAWKGRHLFRRNSAAVSRNTLTRRNTVSQNSTASRPLPCSHRPWCFSIKASRVPHSSISQFAFRTHYNPSLVHRKMQTVSSSSLLISARGSHAT; from the coding sequence ATGTTCGACGAGGATTCCCTTGATGCCGAACGTGCGGCCATTCATTCATCGCACCTGAAAACCGTGCGCTGCTTTCTACAGGGCGACGACATTGGCGGAAACCAGAGGACCTTGGGATTCTGGGCCTACGACTTCAGTTGCATCCCCGTCGAGACGATCAGCGCCATCTACGAGAACTTCCTTGAAAACGAAAACGTCTCCGGAAAGCGCGAGGACGGTGCCTATTACACGCCACGCTTCCTTGCGGAAATGACGCTCGATGTCGCTCTGGAAGGGCGCACCAGCCTCACGGGTCAGCGCTATCTCGACCCCTCCTGTGGTTCCGGCATTTTCCTCGTGCTGGTCTTCAACCGGCTCGCCGCCGAGTGGACAGCCAAGCATCAAGCGACAGCCGCACGCGAAACTCCACACGCTTACCGCGCTAAGGACAAGGCACTTCGCACCGCCCTCGGCAGTCTGCGCGGCGTGGACAAGAACGCCACCGCCTGCCGCGTCGCCTGTTTCAGTCTCTACCTCGCCTTTCTCGATCAATTTACGCCGCGCAATATTCGCAGCTATATTCAGCAGAGTGAGACGAACAAGTTGCCGAACCTGCTCCAACACCAGGGCGGCCGAGCGAAAAAGCCCGACATTCCGGTCATTTGGCATGGCGACTTCTTCCCGCTCGCCAAAGAATGGGTGGCGAAGGAAAACGAACGATTCGATACCATCGTGGGCAATCCGCCATGGGCTGGACGCGGCAAAAAGCAGATCGCCCAAGACTTCATGGCTCGCACGCCGAGTCTTCTCCTAGCAGATGGCAAGGCCGCGCTGCTCCTACCGACAAAAGTTTTCTTCAACAAGACTGACGTTTTCCAAAGTCGGTGGCTGCGAGACGTGACTTTGGAAAAGGTCGTCCAACTGTCGGATTACCGCTTCATTCTTTTCACGGGCGCGATTTGCCCATGCCTCATAGCTCGCTTCAATTCCAACCCGCCCGCAGTCGAGACACACCGTGTCGAGTATCTCACGCCGAAGGTCACCCGGGTGGACCTGAGGCAGGGAGCAATCCCTATCGCTCCTAGCGACCGCAAAGAACTTCTTTTGAGGTCACTCCTCGGTGCGGCAGGAAACAATGCTGCGACCATGGCTTGGAAGTGCCACTTCTGGGGCACCCAGCAAGATGTGAAGTTTCTACAGAGTCTTTGGGCGTTACCAAAGCTCGGTGACCGGGTTGATCAACTCAGCCAGACTCGCGGCAAACGCACTCACGAGTGGGTCGCAGGTCAGGGATGCAAGCCTTGGAGCCTCAATTCCAAGGCAAAGCCAGACCGTGAATTGAGGCCATTCAAGGAAGCCAAAGACAAATGGAGCACCGCAGATTTGTTTTTGCCCCCAAACGCATGGAAGGGCAGGCATTTGTTCCGCAGGAACTCTGCGGCAGTGTCCAGGAACACTTTAACGCGCAGGAATACAGTCTCACAGAACTCTACAGCAAGCCGCCCTCTGCCTTGTTCACACCGCCCTTGGTGCTTTTCAATCAAGGCTTCACGAGTGCCGCATTCTTCGATTTCACAGTTCGCTTTCAGGACTCACTACAATCCATCGCTGGTCCACAGGAAGATGCAGACAGTCTCATCTTCCTCGCTGCTTATCTCCGCTCGCGGCTCGCACGCTACATAG